In one window of Nesterenkonia sandarakina DNA:
- a CDS encoding NADP-dependent oxidoreductase translates to MSYSEYGDPQTLELTDLPLPKVAPGAVLIKIERASVNPVDWKLMSGGLDGLMDVVFPVIPGWDVSGVIETTGPDVPEFSVGDRVASYARKDFVHGGTYAEYVSVPAASVARIPDGVDFESAAGLPLAGLTALRSLETLELTADDTLLIHAASGGVGHLAAQLAVERGATVLGTASERNHAKLRELGVTPLTYGEGLTDRVREAAPGGVTAVADFVGEVLQDTLAVLTEGGRHISVADPSVEQHGGHWIWVRPDGERLQTLLEKVAADTLRVSVDQIFPLEESAAAMQANQSGSNGKILIDTTR, encoded by the coding sequence ATGAGCTATTCCGAATACGGCGACCCTCAGACCCTCGAACTGACCGACCTCCCGCTGCCCAAGGTGGCGCCCGGAGCGGTCCTGATCAAGATCGAACGCGCCTCGGTGAACCCCGTGGACTGGAAGCTGATGTCCGGCGGGCTTGACGGGCTCATGGACGTCGTCTTCCCTGTGATCCCCGGCTGGGACGTCTCCGGGGTCATCGAGACCACCGGCCCAGATGTCCCGGAGTTCTCTGTCGGTGACCGTGTGGCCTCCTACGCCCGGAAGGACTTCGTCCACGGCGGGACCTACGCCGAGTACGTCTCGGTGCCCGCGGCCTCTGTGGCCCGGATCCCCGATGGTGTGGATTTCGAATCCGCGGCGGGGCTTCCCCTGGCCGGACTGACAGCGCTGCGCTCCCTGGAGACCCTGGAGCTCACCGCAGACGACACGCTGCTGATCCACGCCGCCTCCGGAGGGGTGGGCCATCTGGCCGCACAGCTGGCGGTGGAACGCGGTGCCACGGTGCTGGGCACCGCCTCCGAGCGCAACCACGCGAAGCTGCGCGAACTCGGCGTGACCCCGCTGACCTACGGAGAGGGACTCACCGACCGGGTCCGCGAAGCCGCCCCCGGCGGTGTCACCGCGGTCGCCGACTTCGTGGGCGAGGTGCTCCAGGACACGCTGGCAGTGCTCACCGAGGGCGGCCGGCACATCTCCGTGGCCGATCCCTCGGTGGAGCAGCACGGCGGGCATTGGATCTGGGTCCGCCCGGACGGGGAGCGGCTGCAGACGCTGCTGGAGAAGGTCGCAGCGGACACCCTGCGGGTCTCCGTGGACCAGATCTTCCCGCTCGAGGAGTCCGCCGCCGCGATGCAGGCCAACCAGTCAGGCTCCAACGGCAAGATCCTCATCGATACCACCCGCTGA
- a CDS encoding (deoxy)nucleoside triphosphate pyrophosphohydrolase has protein sequence MESQTATEFDQTLSQAPGAARQATKTVVAAALLRRRPGHEVELFIARRTSPASVAGMWEFPGGKLEAGETLHQGLHRELREELGVDVALYAEVTGQGSESYASEAGWWLKETTAMRLFRGEILDGEPFPLQDHDRVDWVPLTPQLLDYPWIPADRPIVEQLLKDAKS, from the coding sequence ATGGAGAGCCAGACCGCCACGGAGTTCGACCAGACCCTCAGCCAGGCCCCCGGAGCCGCCCGCCAGGCCACCAAGACCGTGGTCGCGGCGGCGCTGCTGCGCAGGCGTCCGGGCCACGAGGTCGAGCTGTTCATCGCCCGCAGAACCTCCCCGGCATCGGTCGCCGGGATGTGGGAGTTCCCCGGTGGGAAGCTCGAGGCTGGGGAGACCCTGCACCAGGGGCTGCACCGCGAGCTGCGCGAGGAGCTCGGCGTCGACGTCGCCCTGTATGCCGAGGTCACCGGGCAGGGGAGCGAGAGTTACGCGTCCGAGGCGGGCTGGTGGTTGAAGGAGACCACGGCGATGCGACTCTTCCGCGGGGAGATCCTCGACGGCGAGCCGTTCCCGCTCCAGGACCACGACCGCGTGGACTGGGTGCCGCTCACGCCGCAGCTGCTGGACTACCCCTGGATTCCGGCGGATCGCCCGATCGTGGAGCAGCTCCTGAAGGACGCGAAGTCCTGA
- a CDS encoding glycosyltransferase family 4 protein, giving the protein MARQAFLVPADLPGPSGGLTYNRRVLAQWRAAGLDVEEVPVPGRWPEASPADRETLTRLASAHRRVLIDGIIASAAPDELAQAAASGTEISVLVHLPLPAESGLGVEDAQRLTASERATVSAGYTVVCTSAWAQADLQARYGLDAVAVAEPGVDPAPLASGSTPARLLFLGAVTPRKNPLGLLQALRGLTALPWTLVIAGPQAQDPDYAAEVRAAAQALPAGRAVVLGPAQGRDLQQLWGQTDLLVLPSVAETYGMVVTEALSRGIPAMVGSGTGAQAALSGDPEAPRAGLPIPGAAVDPEDSHAWSEVLRDWLSDVSLRQTWSIAAQAHRARLRSWTHAAQDLRTAIEW; this is encoded by the coding sequence ATGGCCCGCCAGGCCTTTCTCGTGCCCGCGGACCTCCCCGGGCCCAGCGGCGGACTGACCTATAACCGGCGCGTGCTGGCCCAGTGGCGCGCCGCCGGGCTCGACGTCGAGGAGGTCCCGGTGCCGGGCCGGTGGCCCGAAGCCTCCCCCGCGGACCGCGAGACGCTCACCCGGCTGGCCTCAGCCCACCGGCGGGTGCTCATCGACGGGATCATCGCCTCCGCCGCTCCGGACGAGCTGGCGCAGGCGGCCGCCTCGGGCACCGAGATCTCGGTGCTGGTCCATCTGCCGCTGCCCGCCGAATCCGGCCTGGGTGTCGAGGATGCGCAGCGGCTCACCGCCAGCGAGCGCGCCACGGTGAGCGCGGGATACACCGTGGTCTGCACCAGCGCCTGGGCGCAGGCGGATCTGCAGGCGCGCTACGGTCTGGACGCCGTGGCGGTGGCGGAGCCCGGCGTGGACCCGGCTCCCCTGGCCAGCGGCAGCACCCCGGCGCGGCTGCTCTTCCTCGGTGCCGTGACGCCGCGGAAGAACCCGTTGGGCCTGCTCCAGGCCCTGCGGGGGCTCACCGCGTTGCCCTGGACCCTGGTCATCGCCGGTCCGCAGGCGCAGGATCCTGACTATGCGGCAGAAGTCCGGGCCGCAGCCCAGGCACTGCCTGCCGGGCGCGCCGTCGTCCTCGGCCCGGCGCAGGGTCGAGACCTGCAGCAGCTGTGGGGGCAGACGGACCTGCTGGTGCTTCCCTCCGTGGCTGAGACCTACGGCATGGTGGTCACCGAGGCGCTGTCCCGCGGCATCCCCGCCATGGTCGGCTCCGGCACCGGTGCCCAGGCCGCCCTCTCCGGGGACCCGGAAGCTCCGCGCGCCGGGCTCCCGATCCCCGGCGCCGCAGTGGATCCCGAAGACTCCCACGCCTGGTCAGAGGTGCTCCGGGACTGGCTCAGCGATGTGTCGCTGCGGCAGACGTGGAGCATCGCGGCGCAGGCTCACCGGGCTAGACTGCGGTCATGGACGCACGCAGCGCAGGATCTCAGAACGGCGATCGAATGGTGA
- a CDS encoding aldo/keto reductase yields MRRIELPAAGLSASQLVLGMMRIKDKTDQQIRELYDFARAAGVDFLDHADIYGATPHQCERRFAEAVKLSSSEREEVLIQSKVGIVTDGPFYDFSYEHIITEVEESLRSLQTDYLDLLLLHRPDPLVEPAEVARAFDELQAAGKVRHFGVSNHTVGQIELLRTAVTQPLVVNQMQLSLVHAPILTEGAQANTLGQAGPVTPGGGDIVEYCRGHGITLQAWSPYQSPTGVFLDNPDYPELNAVLTRLAREHGVTPVGIATAWLTRHPAEIQVVLGTTQGSRVDEAAAGSQVRLSRREWYELLRAAGHRLP; encoded by the coding sequence ATGAGGAGAATCGAGCTGCCCGCCGCCGGGCTCTCCGCCTCCCAGCTGGTGCTGGGGATGATGCGGATCAAGGACAAGACCGACCAGCAGATCCGCGAGCTCTACGACTTCGCCCGCGCCGCCGGGGTGGACTTCCTCGACCACGCCGACATCTACGGTGCCACCCCGCACCAGTGCGAACGGCGCTTCGCCGAGGCGGTCAAGCTCTCCAGCTCCGAACGCGAGGAGGTGCTGATCCAGTCCAAGGTCGGCATCGTCACGGACGGTCCCTTCTACGACTTCTCCTATGAGCACATCATCACCGAGGTGGAGGAGTCGCTGCGGTCGCTGCAGACCGACTACCTGGACCTTCTGCTGCTGCACCGGCCGGATCCGCTGGTCGAGCCAGCCGAGGTCGCCCGGGCCTTCGACGAGCTCCAGGCCGCCGGGAAGGTCCGCCACTTCGGGGTCTCCAATCACACGGTGGGGCAGATCGAGCTGCTGCGCACCGCGGTGACCCAGCCGCTGGTGGTCAATCAGATGCAGCTCTCCCTGGTGCACGCCCCGATCCTCACCGAAGGCGCCCAGGCCAACACCCTGGGACAGGCCGGCCCGGTGACTCCTGGGGGAGGCGACATCGTGGAATACTGCCGCGGGCACGGGATCACGCTGCAGGCCTGGTCCCCGTATCAGTCGCCGACCGGGGTGTTCCTGGACAACCCGGACTACCCCGAGCTCAACGCGGTGCTGACCCGGCTGGCCCGGGAGCATGGGGTGACCCCGGTCGGGATCGCCACCGCCTGGCTGACCCGGCATCCCGCCGAGATCCAGGTGGTGCTGGGCACCACCCAGGGCAGCCGGGTGGACGAGGCGGCCGCAGGGTCCCAGGTCAGGCTCTCGCGCCGGGAATGGTACGAACTCCTGCGCGCGGCTGGACACCGGCTGCCCTGA
- a CDS encoding aldo/keto reductase, giving the protein MIELKTGHQMPEIGFGTGGTSTEAVVTALHAGYRLLDTAQMYGNEAEVGEAVRRSGVDRAEVFLTTKLNNGNHDPQAVRETFAQSLQTLGFDYVDLFLMHWPMPMLEVDYVDTYRAMMELTRDGRARAVGVSNFQPAQLQRLIEATGVAPAVNQIEMHPYFPNDQARLFAQERGIVVQAWSPLARTDQFEDPVLTELARRVGVTPAQVMLRWHLQRGVVAIPKTNSAQRVATNRDIYGFELSEQDMAAIATLDKGEEGRRGGHPDTFTG; this is encoded by the coding sequence ATGATCGAGCTCAAGACAGGACATCAGATGCCGGAGATCGGTTTCGGCACCGGCGGCACCAGCACCGAGGCGGTGGTGACGGCGCTGCACGCCGGGTATCGCCTCTTGGACACCGCGCAGATGTACGGCAACGAGGCGGAGGTCGGCGAGGCGGTCAGACGCTCCGGGGTGGACCGCGCCGAGGTCTTTCTCACCACGAAGCTGAACAACGGCAACCATGATCCGCAGGCGGTCCGGGAGACCTTCGCACAGTCCCTGCAGACACTGGGCTTCGACTACGTGGACCTGTTCCTGATGCACTGGCCGATGCCCATGCTCGAGGTCGACTACGTGGACACCTACAGGGCGATGATGGAGCTCACCCGGGACGGGCGGGCGCGCGCCGTCGGCGTCTCGAACTTTCAGCCCGCCCAGCTTCAGCGTCTGATCGAGGCCACCGGGGTGGCCCCTGCGGTGAACCAGATCGAGATGCACCCGTATTTCCCCAATGATCAGGCGCGCCTGTTCGCTCAGGAGCGCGGGATCGTGGTGCAGGCCTGGAGCCCGCTGGCGCGCACGGATCAGTTCGAGGATCCGGTGCTCACCGAGCTGGCCCGGCGCGTCGGGGTCACCCCGGCCCAGGTCATGCTGCGCTGGCACCTGCAGCGCGGGGTGGTCGCGATCCCGAAGACCAACTCGGCGCAGCGGGTCGCGACGAACCGAGACATCTACGGCTTCGAACTCAGCGAGCAGGACATGGCGGCCATAGCCACTCTGGATAAGGGCGAGGAGGGCCGCCGCGGCGGCCACCCGGACACCTTCACCGGGTGA
- a CDS encoding catalase has product MNDIHIPGAPQAEPPTEGQPVTPRPPLPPKQDQRAAAPVSPTGAEVPGSDTGRVQQGEYLTTAQGARVRDTDHSLKAGSRGPVLLQDHHLREKIMHFDHERIPERVVHARGAAAHGVFESYGTAGHLTQAKFLAEKTTTEVFTRFSTVLGSRGSADTVRDTRGFSTKFYTEEGNYDLVGNNIPVFFIQDAIKFPDVIHAGKPHPDREIPQAQSAHDTFWDFVSLHTEAQHHTIWNMSDRGIPRSLRMMEGFGVHTFRLINAEGGSSLVKFHWKPKLGVHSITWEEALMTNGVDPDFHRRDLADAIEAGAYPEWELGVQVFPDTEDQMFHGIDLLDPTKIIPEELAEVQLLGKMTLNANPQNYFAETEQVAFHPGHLVPGIEVTNDPLLQGRLFSYLDTQITRLGGPNFAQIPINRPRAAVNDMLRDGYHQTADHAGVAPYHPNSFDGGNPYPVKDISADSEAPSALIDFPEPVSESVKVRASPQSFDDHYTQVTMFYRSLSRTEQLHVIQAYTFELAKCYEPAIKERQLQQLTHIDADLAAGVAEGLGLPVPEPLQAPVEPELLSPTLSQIGGTWPIEGRLVGVVVDESSDIDAIQKLRKAIDAQDMVPLVVAPTGAPLSDGTPAQRTYLTARSIEFDAIVFLTASAEGAAGDSPDGDHKLGDPTGDPKVDPRLTLMAAEAYRHGKAVVFPEGTPLLSASGVSPTAPGVLVGAPEQLTEDLFTLMGAHRAWERFA; this is encoded by the coding sequence ATGAATGACATCCACATCCCCGGCGCACCGCAGGCCGAGCCCCCCACCGAGGGTCAGCCGGTCACACCGCGTCCGCCACTCCCACCGAAACAGGACCAGCGCGCCGCAGCCCCGGTGAGCCCGACCGGCGCCGAGGTGCCCGGAAGCGACACCGGGCGGGTGCAGCAGGGCGAATACCTCACCACCGCCCAGGGCGCCCGCGTCCGCGACACCGATCACTCGCTGAAGGCCGGCAGCCGAGGGCCGGTGCTGCTGCAGGACCACCACCTGCGCGAGAAGATCATGCACTTCGATCACGAGCGCATCCCGGAGCGGGTGGTCCACGCCCGCGGCGCCGCCGCGCACGGGGTCTTCGAGTCCTACGGCACCGCGGGTCACCTCACCCAGGCCAAGTTCCTGGCTGAGAAGACCACCACCGAAGTGTTCACCCGGTTCTCCACGGTCCTGGGCAGCCGGGGCTCGGCGGACACGGTCCGCGACACCCGAGGCTTCTCCACGAAGTTCTACACCGAAGAGGGCAACTACGACCTCGTCGGGAACAACATCCCGGTGTTCTTCATCCAGGACGCGATCAAGTTCCCCGACGTCATCCACGCCGGAAAGCCCCACCCGGACCGGGAGATCCCGCAGGCCCAGAGCGCCCACGACACCTTCTGGGACTTCGTCTCGCTGCACACCGAGGCCCAGCACCACACCATCTGGAACATGTCCGACCGCGGGATCCCGCGCTCGCTGCGCATGATGGAGGGCTTCGGGGTTCACACCTTCCGGCTGATCAACGCCGAGGGTGGATCCTCCCTGGTGAAGTTCCACTGGAAGCCTAAGCTCGGCGTGCACTCGATCACCTGGGAAGAGGCGCTGATGACCAACGGCGTGGACCCCGACTTCCACCGCCGGGACCTCGCCGACGCCATCGAGGCCGGCGCCTACCCGGAGTGGGAGCTCGGCGTCCAGGTGTTCCCGGACACCGAGGATCAGATGTTCCACGGCATCGATCTGCTGGATCCCACCAAGATCATCCCCGAGGAGCTCGCCGAGGTGCAGCTGCTGGGCAAGATGACCTTGAACGCGAACCCGCAGAACTACTTCGCGGAGACCGAGCAGGTGGCCTTCCATCCCGGACACCTGGTCCCGGGCATCGAGGTCACCAACGACCCGCTGCTCCAGGGCCGGCTGTTCTCCTACCTGGACACCCAGATCACCCGCCTGGGCGGACCCAACTTCGCGCAGATCCCGATCAACCGGCCGCGCGCCGCGGTCAATGACATGCTGCGCGACGGCTACCACCAGACCGCGGACCACGCCGGCGTCGCGCCGTACCACCCGAACTCCTTCGACGGGGGAAACCCCTACCCGGTCAAGGACATCTCGGCGGACTCCGAGGCCCCCAGTGCGCTGATCGACTTCCCGGAGCCGGTCTCCGAGAGCGTGAAGGTGCGGGCCAGCCCGCAGAGCTTCGATGACCACTACACCCAGGTCACCATGTTCTACCGCAGCCTCAGCCGCACCGAGCAGCTGCATGTGATCCAGGCGTACACCTTCGAGCTGGCCAAGTGCTACGAGCCGGCGATCAAGGAGCGCCAGCTGCAGCAGCTGACCCACATCGACGCCGACCTCGCAGCAGGGGTCGCCGAGGGGCTCGGCCTCCCGGTGCCCGAGCCTCTGCAGGCCCCGGTGGAGCCCGAGCTGCTCAGCCCCACGCTCTCCCAGATCGGCGGCACCTGGCCGATCGAGGGCCGGCTGGTCGGCGTCGTCGTCGATGAGTCCAGTGACATCGACGCGATCCAGAAGCTTCGCAAGGCCATCGACGCCCAGGACATGGTGCCGCTGGTGGTCGCCCCCACCGGGGCGCCGCTCTCCGACGGCACTCCGGCCCAGCGGACCTACCTGACCGCACGGTCCATCGAGTTCGACGCGATCGTGTTCCTCACCGCCTCTGCTGAAGGAGCCGCCGGGGACTCTCCCGACGGCGATCACAAGCTGGGCGATCCCACCGGGGACCCGAAGGTCGATCCGCGACTGACGCTGATGGCCGCGGAGGCCTACCGGCACGGCAAGGCAGTGGTGTTCCCCGAGGGAACCCCGCTGCTCAGTGCCAGCGGCGTATCTCCAACGGCCCCTGGGGTCCTGGTGGGTGCCCCGGAGCAGCTCACCGAGGACCTGTTCACCCTGATGGGCGCCCATCGCGCCTGGGAGCGCTTCGCCTGA
- a CDS encoding lysylphosphatidylglycerol synthase transmembrane domain-containing protein — translation MSLDQRSTTSRRGHTLLFAFLQVAITVGIFSFLASQWGMTPFMDAFRLLPLWIFPAAALLGGVGVLTQALRWRVIARHHQISIGVGPAVARCWQAAFLNGVLPGGLAGDALRAADDSSDAAVDAGGSALRRAFAAMAAERLMGTAVAFTAAGLTLLVLAPLPGIAALGVATVAVLVAWRWLKPLSGADILQVVLLSAAGWAAFASLFGLTILAVTPTVSLAWAPGLAAVAIAGMSVPLGFGGWGPREAAAAWAFSLAGFAPHLGVTASISYGLLALASTLPGAVILALRLLPRLERARRVNQARHGQHRDPIEPAF, via the coding sequence ATGAGCCTCGACCAGCGTTCCACAACCTCCCGCCGGGGACACACACTGCTCTTCGCGTTCCTGCAGGTCGCGATCACGGTGGGCATCTTCAGCTTCCTCGCCTCGCAGTGGGGCATGACCCCGTTCATGGACGCGTTCCGGCTGCTCCCGCTGTGGATCTTCCCGGCCGCGGCGCTGCTGGGCGGGGTCGGCGTGCTGACCCAGGCGCTGCGCTGGCGCGTGATCGCCCGGCACCACCAGATCAGCATCGGGGTCGGACCTGCGGTGGCGCGCTGCTGGCAGGCGGCGTTCCTCAACGGGGTGCTGCCCGGGGGTCTGGCCGGTGATGCGCTGCGGGCCGCCGATGACAGCAGCGACGCAGCGGTCGACGCCGGTGGCAGCGCGCTGCGCCGAGCCTTCGCGGCCATGGCTGCCGAGCGCCTGATGGGCACCGCGGTGGCCTTCACCGCCGCGGGTCTGACCCTGCTGGTGCTGGCGCCGCTGCCCGGAATCGCTGCCCTGGGGGTCGCGACCGTCGCGGTCCTGGTGGCCTGGCGCTGGCTGAAGCCGCTCTCCGGTGCTGACATCCTCCAGGTGGTGCTGCTCTCCGCCGCCGGCTGGGCGGCCTTCGCCTCGCTCTTCGGCCTCACGATCCTCGCGGTGACGCCCACCGTCTCGCTGGCCTGGGCCCCGGGTCTGGCCGCCGTGGCGATCGCCGGCATGTCGGTCCCGCTGGGCTTCGGAGGCTGGGGACCCCGCGAGGCCGCCGCCGCGTGGGCGTTCTCCCTGGCTGGATTCGCCCCGCATCTCGGTGTCACCGCGTCCATCAGCTATGGGCTGCTGGCACTGGCCTCCACCCTGCCCGGGGCGGTGATCCTGGCGCTGCGGCTGCTTCCCCGGCTGGAACGGGCGCGGCGGGTCAACCAGGCGCGGCATGGGCAACATCGCGACCCCATCGAACCTGCGTTCTGA
- a CDS encoding polyketide cyclase, with amino-acid sequence MDPVTPAHAAQYGENGAEDLSYDPEFCGRVVCAREVIRALPQVVFEFLADPALQVEFDGNENLAEAEPGQRVHGVGDVFRMKLTNGHVRENHVVEFQEGELIAWKPSTIGEAPAGHLWRWSLAATAEGGTEVTHTYDWSQLRDEQRLARAKSTSSAMLARSVARLKTVVETSA; translated from the coding sequence ATGGACCCTGTAACACCTGCACATGCGGCCCAGTACGGTGAGAACGGCGCGGAGGATCTCTCCTATGATCCGGAGTTCTGCGGACGCGTGGTGTGCGCACGCGAGGTCATCCGAGCGCTGCCCCAGGTGGTCTTCGAGTTCCTCGCCGATCCCGCCCTGCAGGTCGAGTTCGACGGCAATGAGAACCTCGCCGAGGCCGAGCCCGGCCAGCGGGTGCACGGGGTCGGTGATGTGTTCCGGATGAAGCTCACCAACGGCCACGTCCGAGAGAACCACGTGGTGGAGTTCCAGGAGGGCGAGCTGATCGCCTGGAAGCCCTCCACCATCGGTGAGGCACCGGCCGGTCACCTGTGGCGCTGGTCCCTGGCGGCCACCGCCGAGGGCGGCACCGAGGTCACCCACACCTATGACTGGTCCCAGCTCCGCGACGAGCAGCGACTGGCCCGTGCGAAGTCCACCAGCTCCGCGATGTTGGCGCGATCCGTCGCGCGCCTGAAGACCGTGGTGGAGACCTCCGCCTAA
- a CDS encoding YitT family protein, which yields MSGSQNVPPWPEDTTIPHSPAEDVFGVLIGTFLASLGLYVLQQSEAVTGGTAGLALLLTYATPLNFSWLFLLVNVPFFVLAIWKKGWSFTLKTIAAVAIVSSYALLHSPVLDLGELNPLYGVPAGNILIGMGLLAIFRHGASLGGFNIVALVAQERLGLRAGYVQMSLDVVVILLALTVVEPVNVLYSALGAVLLNLVLALNHRPGRYRA from the coding sequence ATGTCCGGATCCCAGAACGTTCCTCCCTGGCCAGAGGACACCACCATCCCGCATTCCCCGGCCGAGGATGTCTTCGGCGTGCTGATCGGAACCTTCCTCGCCTCGCTGGGGCTCTATGTGCTCCAGCAGTCCGAGGCGGTGACCGGTGGCACCGCAGGGCTGGCGCTGCTGCTGACCTATGCCACGCCGCTGAACTTCTCCTGGCTGTTCCTGCTGGTCAACGTGCCGTTCTTCGTCCTGGCGATCTGGAAGAAGGGCTGGAGCTTCACGCTCAAGACCATCGCCGCGGTGGCGATCGTCTCGAGCTATGCGCTGCTGCATTCACCGGTCCTCGACCTGGGCGAGCTCAACCCGCTCTACGGGGTCCCGGCTGGCAACATCTTGATCGGCATGGGGCTGCTGGCGATCTTCCGCCATGGGGCGAGCCTGGGCGGGTTCAACATCGTGGCACTGGTGGCGCAGGAACGGCTGGGACTGCGCGCCGGGTACGTACAGATGAGCCTGGATGTGGTGGTGATCCTCTTGGCGCTCACCGTCGTGGAGCCGGTGAACGTGCTCTACTCGGCGCTGGGCGCGGTGCTGCTGAACCTGGTGCTGGCGCTGAACCACCGCCCCGGACGCTATCGCGCCTGA
- a CDS encoding N-acetylmuramoyl-L-alanine amidase, whose translation MSQNVIWKTSPNFSTGRGGTAVDRIVIHYIVGTLAACDATFLNPASQVSAHYGIGEGRIHQYVSVHNTAWHSGNFAFNQRSIGIEHSADPNRAPTTQTLNMSIERCVTLCRQFNLNPLTAIVPHESVVPTACPGTVDWEYIRDRTAARM comes from the coding sequence GTGTCTCAGAACGTCATCTGGAAGACCTCACCGAACTTCAGCACCGGCCGGGGTGGCACCGCGGTGGACCGCATCGTCATCCACTACATCGTCGGGACCCTGGCCGCCTGTGACGCCACCTTCCTGAACCCCGCCTCCCAGGTCAGCGCGCACTACGGGATCGGCGAGGGCCGGATCCACCAGTACGTGAGCGTTCACAACACGGCCTGGCACTCCGGAAACTTCGCGTTCAATCAGCGCAGCATCGGCATCGAGCACTCCGCCGACCCGAATCGGGCGCCCACCACGCAGACGCTGAACATGTCGATCGAACGTTGCGTGACCCTGTGCCGGCAGTTCAACCTGAACCCGCTCACCGCCATCGTCCCGCATGAATCCGTGGTCCCCACCGCCTGTCCGGGCACCGTGGACTGGGAGTACATCCGGGACCGCACCGCAGCCCGCATGTGA
- a CDS encoding class I SAM-dependent methyltransferase produces MDARSAGSQNGDRMVTRPVPADWLGQRRRADHQAREKAAPLLETLLDRLHALLPAAADSTTASASVHVIDVGAGTGSNQAWLAPRLSVPQHWTLLDHDADLLEVAAEDPAAAGPIQTTRVLGTIEDLPGMTQGDAVELVTCSALLDLLSPREAELLADSIAGSIAGSGVNHVAALLSLTVTGAVEISPGHTDDAVIAQAFDAHQRRDGLLGPDAAGTVAQLLRERGAEVTLIGTDWTLDAGDAALIRRYLSDRADVAVEHDPSLAGPAQEWLAAREEQLDRGELEVTVGHLDLLSLPGTSTR; encoded by the coding sequence ATGGACGCACGCAGCGCAGGATCTCAGAACGGCGATCGAATGGTGACCCGGCCCGTGCCCGCGGACTGGCTGGGGCAGCGCCGCCGGGCGGACCACCAGGCGCGTGAGAAGGCGGCCCCGCTGCTGGAGACGCTGCTGGACCGATTGCATGCCCTGCTCCCCGCCGCGGCCGACTCAACCACAGCCTCCGCCTCTGTGCATGTCATCGATGTGGGGGCCGGCACCGGTTCCAACCAGGCCTGGCTCGCGCCACGCCTGTCCGTCCCGCAGCACTGGACGCTGCTGGACCATGACGCGGATCTGCTCGAGGTCGCCGCCGAGGACCCCGCGGCCGCCGGCCCGATCCAGACCACCCGGGTGCTGGGCACCATCGAGGACCTTCCTGGAATGACCCAAGGCGACGCAGTCGAGCTGGTCACCTGCTCGGCGCTGCTGGATCTGCTCAGCCCCCGGGAGGCCGAGCTGCTGGCCGACTCGATCGCCGGCTCGATCGCCGGCTCCGGAGTGAACCATGTCGCGGCGCTGCTCAGCCTCACCGTCACCGGAGCGGTGGAGATCAGCCCCGGCCACACCGATGATGCCGTCATCGCCCAGGCCTTCGACGCCCATCAGCGGCGCGACGGCCTGCTCGGTCCCGACGCGGCCGGCACCGTGGCGCAGCTGCTGCGCGAGCGCGGCGCAGAGGTCACCCTGATCGGCACCGACTGGACGCTGGATGCCGGCGACGCCGCTTTGATCCGGCGCTATCTCAGCGACCGCGCCGATGTGGCCGTGGAGCATGACCCCTCGCTCGCCGGTCCCGCCCAGGAGTGGCTCGCTGCCCGCGAGGAGCAGCTGGATCGCGGCGAGCTGGAAGTCACCGTGGGCCACCTTGACCTGCTGAGCCTGCCAGGCACCTCCACCCGGTGA